In a single window of the Pseudomonas oryzihabitans genome:
- the mscK gene encoding mechanosensitive channel MscK — protein MHRLSALLRAAAFCGCLFALPAVAQDSGPPDAQQVQQNLNGLADRKLPAAEQSAAQDNLQQTLKLLDQRDQYVKQLADLRQQLAQAPQQTKDAQRQLARLRAEPIKPAEQRYAGATPQALEQRLSETSLALNSVQDDLNAANSLVINAQTRPERAQVDIANLQTRLQQIADQLKSGRENAKPLTAERRSQLLAEQAAANAQVQLLRQELAGNSVLQDLGAARRELFTEQVKRYEQETLDLQTLISGKRRQQSEKTLAEASRESQETAGDDVLSQETGLNLQLSDYLLRATDRLNDLNRRNLESRQQLDQLKQTSENMEQQIGVLKGSVLLSKLLYQQRAALPSVKVNKDLTDDIADLRLYQFELNQQRAQIANPEGYVATLLAQQPPEKATPQLRQQLLELLRTRTELQERLNTELNALLSESIDLQLNQRQLQGTISSLRSTLDEQMFWIPSNKPLDWNWVKTAPGKLMQQLRDVPWASSVHELYVGLAERPLLLLPLVLAFATLIWQRPRLYARVNKLNQDIGHYQRDSQLHTPQAILLTILLGLPASLVLWLGGVTLEGDQRGVNAAIGAALLEIAAGWLVFYTVYRLLASGGVAETHFRWARPQAQSLRRLVRRVGLLALALMAVVAIAERQLAGLADDVLGILIVLVAYASLAWMLGRSLLNATARERLPFFRLLLGLMITAIPAVLFFAVLFGYYYTALKLTDRLVDTLYVLMAWIILEATLARGLSVAARRLAYQRAIQKRQAQQEDAEGLEVVQEPTLDMEQVNQQSSRLLRLTLLLAFLGVLYLVWADVVAVFSYLDNVTLYQYTSGTGAAATQVPLTLRVFIIALVIAGLTVALARNLPGLLEVLVLSRLNLAQGSAYATTTLLSYVIVGFGTVTTLATLGVSWDKLQWLATALSVGLGFGLQEIFGNFISGLIILFERPVRVGDLITIGNVTGTVNKIRIRATHITDADRKSVVVPNKTFVTSQLINWTLTDTVTRIVLTFGVNRGSDLAEAQRLIMQAVKENPRVLHDPEPSLYVTQYGASTLDHELRIYVRELGDRSAATDELIRRVDQLLREAGINLLSTPQMEITLKNRHGAEKQLGKKPLLPEGDAQQEAEDPKPSKA, from the coding sequence ATGCACCGCCTGTCTGCTCTGCTCCGCGCCGCTGCTTTCTGCGGCTGCCTGTTCGCCCTTCCCGCCGTGGCTCAGGATTCCGGGCCACCCGATGCGCAGCAGGTTCAGCAGAACCTGAACGGTCTGGCCGATCGTAAGCTGCCCGCTGCCGAGCAGAGCGCCGCCCAGGACAATCTGCAGCAGACGCTGAAGCTGCTCGATCAGCGGGATCAGTACGTCAAGCAGTTGGCCGATCTGCGCCAGCAATTGGCGCAGGCACCCCAGCAGACCAAGGATGCCCAACGGCAACTGGCGCGGCTGCGCGCCGAGCCGATCAAGCCAGCCGAGCAACGCTATGCCGGCGCCACGCCCCAGGCCCTGGAACAGCGGCTGAGCGAGACCAGCCTGGCGCTCAACAGCGTGCAGGATGACCTCAACGCGGCCAACAGCCTCGTGATCAATGCCCAGACCCGGCCCGAGCGCGCCCAGGTCGACATCGCCAACCTGCAGACCCGCCTGCAGCAGATCGCCGATCAACTCAAGAGCGGCCGCGAGAACGCCAAGCCCCTGACCGCCGAACGGCGCAGCCAATTGCTGGCGGAGCAGGCAGCTGCCAATGCCCAGGTCCAGCTGCTGCGCCAGGAGCTGGCCGGCAACAGTGTCCTGCAGGATCTGGGCGCCGCTCGCCGCGAACTCTTCACCGAGCAGGTCAAGCGTTACGAGCAGGAGACCCTGGACCTGCAGACGCTGATCAGTGGCAAGCGCCGCCAGCAGTCGGAAAAGACCCTGGCCGAGGCCTCCCGCGAGTCGCAGGAGACCGCCGGGGACGATGTGCTGTCCCAGGAGACCGGGCTCAACCTGCAGCTGTCCGACTACCTGCTGAGGGCCACCGACCGACTCAACGACCTCAACCGGCGCAATCTCGAGTCCCGCCAGCAGCTGGACCAGCTCAAGCAGACCTCCGAGAACATGGAACAGCAGATCGGCGTGCTCAAGGGCAGCGTACTGTTGTCCAAGCTGCTCTACCAGCAGCGCGCGGCCCTGCCTTCGGTCAAGGTCAACAAGGACCTCACCGACGACATCGCCGACCTGCGCCTCTACCAGTTCGAACTCAATCAGCAACGCGCCCAGATTGCCAATCCGGAAGGCTACGTCGCCACCCTGCTGGCCCAGCAGCCGCCGGAAAAGGCCACACCACAACTGCGCCAACAGCTGCTCGAATTGCTCCGGACCCGTACCGAACTGCAGGAGCGCCTCAACACCGAACTCAATGCGCTGCTCAGCGAGTCCATCGATCTGCAACTCAACCAGCGGCAGTTGCAGGGCACCATCAGCAGCCTGCGCAGCACCCTCGACGAGCAGATGTTCTGGATTCCCAGCAACAAGCCGCTGGACTGGAACTGGGTGAAGACCGCGCCGGGCAAGCTGATGCAGCAGTTGCGCGACGTTCCCTGGGCTTCCAGCGTCCATGAACTCTATGTCGGCCTGGCCGAGCGGCCGCTGCTGCTGCTGCCGCTGGTGCTGGCCTTCGCCACCCTGATCTGGCAGCGCCCGCGGCTCTATGCGCGGGTCAACAAGCTCAATCAGGACATCGGCCACTATCAGCGCGACAGCCAGCTGCACACGCCCCAGGCCATCCTGCTCACCATCCTGCTGGGCCTGCCGGCGAGCCTGGTGCTCTGGCTGGGCGGGGTGACCCTGGAAGGTGACCAACGCGGGGTCAACGCCGCCATCGGCGCGGCGCTGCTGGAGATCGCCGCTGGCTGGCTGGTGTTCTACACGGTGTATCGCCTGCTGGCCTCCGGCGGCGTGGCCGAAACCCACTTCCGCTGGGCCCGCCCCCAGGCACAATCCCTGCGCCGGCTGGTCAGGCGCGTAGGGTTGCTGGCCCTGGCACTCATGGCGGTGGTGGCCATCGCCGAGCGCCAGCTGGCGGGGCTGGCCGACGACGTCCTGGGCATTCTCATCGTCCTCGTCGCCTATGCCAGCCTGGCCTGGATGCTGGGTCGCTCCTTGCTCAACGCCACGGCTCGCGAGCGCCTGCCCTTCTTCCGCCTGCTGCTCGGCCTGATGATCACCGCCATCCCGGCCGTGCTGTTCTTCGCCGTGCTGTTCGGCTACTACTACACCGCGCTCAAGCTCACTGACCGCCTGGTGGACACCCTCTATGTGCTGATGGCCTGGATCATCCTCGAAGCCACCCTGGCCCGTGGCCTGAGCGTGGCCGCACGGCGCCTGGCCTACCAGCGCGCCATCCAGAAGCGCCAGGCGCAGCAGGAGGACGCCGAGGGCCTGGAGGTGGTGCAGGAGCCGACCCTGGACATGGAGCAGGTCAACCAGCAGTCCTCGCGCCTGCTGCGCCTGACCCTGCTGCTGGCCTTCCTCGGCGTGCTCTACCTGGTCTGGGCCGACGTGGTGGCGGTGTTCTCCTACCTCGACAACGTCACCCTCTACCAATACACCAGCGGTACCGGCGCCGCCGCCACCCAAGTGCCCCTGACGCTGCGGGTGTTCATCATCGCCCTGGTGATCGCCGGTCTCACCGTCGCCCTGGCGCGCAACCTGCCCGGCCTGCTGGAGGTGCTGGTGCTCTCGCGCCTGAACCTGGCCCAGGGCAGCGCCTACGCCACCACCACCCTGCTGTCCTACGTGATCGTCGGCTTTGGCACCGTTACCACCCTGGCGACCCTCGGGGTGAGCTGGGACAAGCTGCAGTGGCTGGCCACGGCCCTCTCGGTCGGTCTGGGTTTCGGCTTGCAGGAGATCTTCGGTAACTTCATCTCCGGCCTGATCATTCTCTTCGAGCGCCCGGTACGCGTCGGCGACCTCATCACCATCGGCAACGTGACCGGTACGGTAAACAAGATCCGTATCCGCGCCACCCACATCACCGATGCCGATCGCAAGTCGGTAGTGGTACCGAACAAGACCTTCGTCACCAGTCAGCTGATCAACTGGACGCTGACCGACACCGTCACCCGCATCGTGCTGACCTTCGGCGTCAATCGCGGCAGCGACCTGGCCGAGGCGCAGCGCCTCATCATGCAGGCGGTGAAGGAGAATCCGCGGGTGCTGCACGACCCCGAGCCCTCGCTGTACGTCACCCAGTACGGCGCCAGCACCCTGGACCACGAATTGCGCATCTATGTGCGCGAACTGGGCGATCGCAGCGCCGCCACCGATGAGCTGATCCGCCGGGTCGACCAGCTGTTGCGCGAGGCCGGCATCAACCTGCTGTCCACGCCGCAAATGGAGATCACCCTGAAGAATCGTCACGGCGCGGAGAAACAACTGGGCAAAAAGCCTCTCCTACCTGAAGGGGATGCCCAGCAGGAGGCCGAGGATCCCAAGCCATCCAAGGCCTGA
- the pncB gene encoding nicotinate phosphoribosyltransferase, whose protein sequence is MMADSFSEQAVQSLLDTDFYKLTMMQAVLHNYPNAEVEWAFRCRNDEDLRPYHAAIQAEIDALADVAISDSQLAFLERIPFITPDFIRFLRLFRFNPSYVFLGEEEGRFTLTLKGPWLHLILFEVPILALISEVRNRQRHADLPLQVAQDQLYRKFDWLAREAGADELAEFKMADFGTRRRFSYGVQEMVVRSLRDDFPGRFVGTSNVHLAWKLGVAPLGTMAHEWLMAHQQLGPRLIDSQIAALDCWVREYRGQLGIALTDTITMEAFLRDFDLYFAKLFDGLRHDSGDPLQWAEKAIAHYQQLGIDPLTKTLVFSDSLNLEKALALFRALRERINVSFGIGTHFTCDIPGVQPMNMVLKMSRCNGQPVAKISDAPGKAQGGEPDFLHYLRHVFQVNGA, encoded by the coding sequence ATGATGGCCGATAGTTTTTCCGAGCAGGCCGTGCAAAGCCTGCTGGACACCGATTTCTACAAGCTCACCATGATGCAGGCCGTCCTGCACAACTATCCCAATGCGGAAGTCGAGTGGGCCTTCCGCTGCCGCAACGACGAAGACCTGCGGCCCTATCATGCGGCCATCCAGGCCGAGATCGATGCCCTCGCCGATGTCGCCATCAGCGACAGCCAGCTGGCCTTTCTCGAGCGCATTCCCTTCATCACGCCCGACTTCATCCGCTTCCTGCGGCTGTTTCGTTTCAATCCCTCCTATGTATTCCTGGGGGAAGAAGAAGGGCGCTTCACCCTGACCCTGAAAGGCCCCTGGCTGCACCTGATCCTGTTCGAAGTGCCGATCCTGGCGCTGATCAGCGAGGTGCGCAATCGCCAGCGCCATGCCGACCTGCCGCTGCAGGTGGCCCAGGATCAGCTCTATCGCAAGTTCGACTGGCTGGCACGGGAGGCGGGTGCCGACGAGTTGGCCGAATTCAAGATGGCCGACTTCGGTACCCGGCGGCGTTTCTCCTATGGCGTACAGGAAATGGTGGTGCGCAGCCTGAGGGACGACTTTCCCGGGCGCTTCGTTGGCACCAGCAATGTCCACCTGGCGTGGAAGCTGGGCGTGGCGCCCCTGGGGACCATGGCTCATGAATGGCTGATGGCGCACCAGCAACTAGGGCCGCGCCTGATCGACAGCCAGATCGCCGCCCTTGATTGCTGGGTGCGCGAGTATCGCGGTCAGCTTGGCATCGCTCTGACCGATACCATCACCATGGAAGCCTTTCTGCGCGATTTCGATCTCTACTTCGCCAAGCTGTTCGACGGCCTGCGCCACGACAGCGGCGATCCTCTGCAGTGGGCGGAAAAGGCCATCGCCCACTACCAGCAGCTGGGCATAGATCCCTTGACCAAGACCCTGGTGTTCTCCGATTCACTCAATCTGGAAAAGGCCCTCGCCCTGTTCCGCGCCCTGCGCGAGCGGATCAACGTGAGCTTTGGCATCGGCACCCATTTCACCTGTGACATCCCCGGGGTGCAGCCGATGAACATGGTACTCAAGATGAGCCGCTGCAACGGTCAGCCGGTGGCGAAGATCTCCGATGCCCCGGGCAAGGCCCAGGGCGGCGAGCCGGACTTCCTGCACTATCTGCGGCACGTCTTCCAGGTCAACGGCGCCTGA
- the selO gene encoding protein adenylyltransferase SelO produces the protein MKQLLDLTFDNRFARLGDDFSTRIDPRPLDDPRLVVASPTALALLDLDPAVAETPEFTQVFAGAQLWDSAEPRAMVYSGHQFGSYNPRLGDGRGLLLGEVVNARGEHWDLHLKGAGLTPFSRMGDGRAVLRSSIREFLASEALHALQIPTTRALCVVGSSTQVVRERLETGATLLRMAPSHVRFGHFEYFYYTRQHQLLEQLGEHVLAAHFPELLATPEPWAAMFREVVERNARLIAHWQAYGFCHGVMNTDNFSILGLTFDFGPFAFLDDFDAQFICNHSDHTGRYSYSNQVPIAHWNLAALAQALTPKVAVETLQESIALFLPLYQAHYLDLMRRRLGLQEGREEDQELVERLLALMQQGGVDYHLFFRHLGEDEPAAALARVREDFIDLRGFDDWSQAYRARLDAEGGTTAERTARMNAVNPLYVLRNYLAQQAIEKAEAGDYSEVRLLHEVLSRPFEAQPGRERFAQRPPDWGKHLEISCSS, from the coding sequence ATGAAACAGCTGCTAGACCTGACCTTCGACAACAGATTCGCCCGCCTGGGCGATGACTTCTCCACCCGCATCGATCCCCGGCCGCTGGACGATCCGCGGCTGGTGGTCGCCTCGCCCACGGCCTTGGCCTTGCTGGACCTGGATCCAGCGGTGGCCGAGACGCCCGAGTTCACCCAGGTGTTCGCTGGCGCCCAGCTCTGGGACAGCGCCGAACCCCGGGCCATGGTCTATTCCGGCCACCAGTTCGGTTCCTACAACCCGCGCCTGGGCGACGGTCGCGGCCTGCTGCTGGGCGAAGTGGTGAACGCGCGTGGCGAGCACTGGGACCTGCACCTCAAGGGCGCCGGCCTCACGCCCTTCTCGCGCATGGGCGACGGCCGCGCCGTGCTGCGCTCGTCGATCCGCGAATTCCTGGCGTCGGAAGCCCTGCACGCCCTGCAGATCCCGACGACCCGCGCCCTCTGCGTGGTCGGCTCCTCCACCCAGGTGGTGCGCGAGCGGTTGGAAACCGGCGCCACCCTGCTGCGCATGGCCCCCAGCCACGTGCGCTTCGGCCACTTCGAGTACTTCTACTACACCCGCCAGCATCAGTTGCTGGAACAACTGGGCGAGCATGTCCTGGCCGCGCACTTCCCCGAACTGCTAGCCACCCCCGAGCCCTGGGCGGCGATGTTCCGCGAGGTGGTCGAACGCAACGCCCGGCTGATCGCCCATTGGCAGGCCTATGGCTTCTGCCATGGGGTGATGAACACCGACAACTTCTCGATCCTGGGCCTCACCTTCGACTTCGGTCCCTTCGCCTTCCTCGACGACTTCGACGCCCAGTTCATCTGCAACCATTCCGATCACACCGGGCGTTACTCCTATAGCAACCAGGTGCCCATCGCCCACTGGAATCTGGCGGCCCTGGCCCAGGCGCTGACGCCCAAGGTGGCGGTCGAGACGCTGCAGGAGAGCATCGCGCTCTTCCTGCCGTTGTATCAGGCGCACTACCTGGATCTGATGCGCCGCCGCCTGGGCCTGCAGGAAGGCCGGGAGGAAGACCAGGAGCTGGTCGAACGTCTGCTCGCCCTGATGCAGCAGGGCGGTGTGGACTATCACCTGTTCTTCCGCCACCTGGGCGAAGACGAACCTGCCGCCGCCCTCGCCCGGGTGCGCGAAGACTTCATCGACCTGCGTGGCTTCGACGACTGGAGCCAGGCCTATCGCGCCCGGCTGGATGCCGAAGGCGGCACGACGGCGGAGCGGACTGCCCGCATGAACGCGGTCAATCCGCTGTACGTGCTGCGCAACTACCTGGCGCAGCAGGCCATCGAGAAAGCCGAAGCGGGAGACTACAGCGAGGTGCGGCTGCTGCACGAGGTGCTGTCGCGCCCCTTCGAGGCCCAGCCAGGACGCGAGCGCTTCGCCCAGCGGCCACCGGACTGGGGCAAGCACCTGGAGATCAGCTGCTCGTCTTGA